In a genomic window of Candidatus Bathyarchaeota archaeon:
- a CDS encoding FAD-dependent oxidoreductase, translating into MKVIVIGGGLSGLSAAYRLSEKGYDVTVLEKENFLGGLASSYYIPLNGKKYWITKTYHHILHGDNATVNMIKELELENKLRKNKMKIGFLYRKRIYGFSSPLELLKFPLPLYDKIRLVRFVQRMSKRKDWNNATHLSAKEWIINEVGKKNFKVFFEPLIWNKFNEPAKKIPASWFIKRFAKESKSFLKQTMWLEGGIEQIIDLLVKNIKRNGGKIKLNAEINKIINAKEKKVEYLVNKEKCEERADIILSTIPPETFLKLVDKIPNKIKKKLQKIKYLSCISACIGLKDSPTDICWINILDRNLPFDSIFNNATPYEDSTPSGKCVIYLFTYIRPEDELWNMSEKEIFEIYANNFNKIFPGFDKKIEWYKISKFKHAQVLYDLNFENPPVSTDRIYLAGIYRIYPKIRSMASAIESGFEASDKILNDHIK; encoded by the coding sequence TTGAAAGTTATAGTGATTGGTGGGGGCTTATCAGGTTTATCTGCGGCTTATAGATTATCTGAAAAAGGATATGACGTGACTGTATTAGAAAAAGAGAATTTTTTGGGTGGCCTGGCCTCCAGCTATTATATACCGTTAAACGGGAAAAAATATTGGATAACGAAAACATACCATCATATTCTTCATGGAGATAATGCTACAGTAAATATGATCAAGGAGTTAGAATTAGAAAATAAATTGCGTAAGAATAAAATGAAAATTGGATTTCTATATAGAAAAAGAATATATGGTTTTTCTTCGCCACTAGAACTTTTAAAATTTCCTCTGCCATTATATGATAAAATTAGACTTGTTAGATTTGTTCAACGAATGTCTAAGCGGAAAGATTGGAATAATGCCACTCATTTGAGTGCAAAGGAATGGATAATAAATGAGGTTGGAAAAAAGAATTTTAAAGTATTTTTTGAGCCACTTATTTGGAATAAATTTAATGAACCTGCCAAAAAAATACCAGCTTCTTGGTTCATAAAAAGATTTGCAAAAGAGTCCAAGTCATTTTTAAAACAAACCATGTGGTTAGAGGGTGGAATTGAACAGATTATCGATTTACTAGTAAAAAACATCAAGAGAAATGGTGGAAAAATAAAACTAAATGCTGAAATTAACAAAATTATTAACGCAAAGGAAAAAAAAGTTGAATATTTAGTAAATAAAGAAAAATGTGAGGAAAGAGCTGATATAATTTTAAGCACTATACCCCCAGAGACCTTCCTAAAATTAGTTGACAAAATTCCGAATAAGATCAAGAAAAAACTTCAAAAAATAAAGTACTTGAGTTGCATTAGTGCTTGTATTGGTTTGAAGGATTCACCAACAGATATTTGTTGGATTAATATTTTAGATAGAAACTTACCATTTGATTCAATTTTCAACAATGCTACTCCGTATGAGGATTCCACACCTTCTGGAAAATGTGTTATTTATTTATTCACTTATATTCGACCTGAAGATGAATTGTGGAATATGAGTGAAAAAGAGATCTTTGAGATTTATGCGAATAATTTTAATAAAATTTTTCCTGGGTTTGACAAAAAGATAGAATGGTACAAAATATCAAAATTCAAACATGCGCAAGTATTATACGATCTAAATTTTGAAAACCCTCCAGTTTCAACAGATAGAATATACCTCGCAGGTATCTATAGAATATATCCCAAAATCAGAAGTATGGCCTCAGCGATAGAATCTGGTTTTGAGGCTTCAGACAAAATTTTAAATGATCATATAAAGTGA
- a CDS encoding B12-binding domain-containing radical SAM protein — MSDVIMLFPKTGEDIGGSIAPPFSLLSAASLAYKNGYKIKIIDQRTDTKWNKTLFDEIKKSNPLFIGLTCMTGSQIMFALEMAKYAKSIIKVPIVWGGMHPTVMPIQTLKNEYVDIVVHREGEKTTLELAEKIEKGKPLKDVKGIAFKENGGVVQNPLRSLLDINTLPDIPWELINVEDYISSSLYIEKGKRMLDIGETSRGCPFGCGFCCSSAVREYKWRPMKAKKAAEKIVNTVQRFNLDSIWIRDDNFFVDLKRSKEIFEMMIKEGLDIQWYTAGTRIDTFLQMNSNFIHTMKRSGASAFKFGAESGCNRILELINKGQTREDILAANRKALKYEIIPSYAFIGGFPTETIDELMMTIDLMIQLPKENPKAIIDSIGMFTPHPRTKLYDLALEHGLKPPTRLEDWASWSFFNEAQMTWFTEKEKKVLRNACDICIYGDNLIRALKTIKDPIERIIFLTLFTPLQKYYNYKWKNKKFGYDPFLRPIRFARKIFIDKSLKI; from the coding sequence ATGTCAGACGTAATCATGCTTTTTCCAAAAACAGGCGAAGATATAGGAGGCTCTATAGCTCCACCATTTAGTCTTCTTTCTGCCGCTTCTCTTGCATACAAAAATGGGTATAAAATAAAAATAATAGACCAAAGGACGGATACGAAATGGAATAAGACGCTTTTTGATGAGATAAAAAAATCAAATCCATTATTCATTGGCCTGACATGTATGACAGGCAGCCAGATAATGTTTGCATTGGAAATGGCAAAGTATGCGAAATCTATAATAAAAGTTCCAATAGTCTGGGGCGGCATGCATCCAACGGTAATGCCTATTCAAACATTAAAGAATGAATATGTTGACATTGTCGTTCACAGAGAAGGAGAAAAAACAACATTAGAATTGGCAGAAAAAATTGAAAAGGGAAAGCCTCTAAAAGATGTAAAGGGAATTGCGTTTAAAGAAAATGGAGGGGTTGTTCAAAATCCTCTGAGATCATTACTGGATATTAACACGCTTCCAGATATACCATGGGAATTAATAAATGTTGAAGATTACATCTCAAGCTCATTATATATTGAAAAAGGAAAAAGAATGTTAGATATAGGAGAAACAAGTAGAGGCTGTCCTTTTGGTTGTGGATTTTGTTGTAGCAGTGCTGTAAGAGAATATAAATGGAGGCCCATGAAAGCAAAAAAAGCCGCAGAAAAGATAGTTAATACTGTACAAAGATTTAATTTAGACTCTATATGGATAAGAGATGACAATTTTTTTGTTGATTTGAAAAGAAGCAAAGAAATCTTTGAGATGATGATAAAAGAAGGCTTAGATATACAATGGTATACAGCAGGAACAAGAATCGATACATTTCTTCAAATGAATAGTAATTTTATCCATACTATGAAAAGAAGCGGTGCAAGCGCATTCAAATTTGGTGCAGAATCTGGATGCAACAGAATACTTGAATTAATTAATAAAGGGCAAACAAGAGAAGATATTTTAGCTGCAAATAGAAAGGCCTTGAAATATGAGATCATACCTTCATATGCATTTATTGGAGGATTCCCGACCGAAACAATAGATGAACTAATGATGACAATAGACCTAATGATACAATTACCAAAAGAAAACCCCAAAGCAATAATCGATTCGATAGGCATGTTTACACCACATCCCAGAACAAAACTATATGATCTTGCATTGGAACATGGATTGAAACCACCAACAAGACTTGAAGATTGGGCATCATGGAGCTTTTTCAATGAAGCCCAAATGACTTGGTTTACTGAAAAAGAAAAAAAAGTATTGAGAAATGCTTGCGATATTTGCATTTATGGCGATAATTTAATTAGGGCACTTAAGACCATTAAAGACCCTATTGAGAGAATTATTTTCTTAACTCTATTTACACCATTACAGAAATATTATAATTACAAATGGAAAAATAAGAAATTCGGATACGACCCCTTTCTAAGGCCTATAAGATTTGCAAGAAAAATATTTATAGACAAGTCATTAAAGATATGA